A genomic window from Winogradskyella sp. J14-2 includes:
- a CDS encoding mechanosensitive ion channel family protein has protein sequence MTQDIKGIEEKITDSTVWENIKEFLGLHIDFSKEISISILDMLIVITAIVITTVVLKVLLRVITRNLPEADKGKFNVVYGYFRWLIYIIILLITLHSVGVNVTAVFAASAALLIGVGLALQTLFQDIFSGVFILIDQSVHVGDIIEIDGKVGRVEEIKLRTTRAVTIDNKVLVIPNHLYLTNSLYNWTQNGTLTRESVDVGVAYGSDVQLVKKLLLQAASTHPDVIPEPEPVVLFMNFGDSSLNFKLVFTLNDSFKATFPKSDIRFEIDRLFRENNVTIPFPQRDIHIIQKK, from the coding sequence ATGACTCAAGATATTAAAGGTATAGAAGAAAAAATAACAGATAGTACCGTGTGGGAGAATATTAAAGAATTTCTTGGTCTGCATATAGATTTTAGCAAAGAAATTAGTATTTCGATTTTAGATATGCTCATTGTAATTACAGCCATTGTAATTACTACTGTAGTTTTAAAAGTATTACTTAGGGTTATTACCAGAAATCTACCAGAAGCCGATAAGGGAAAATTTAATGTTGTTTATGGCTACTTTAGGTGGCTAATCTATATCATCATACTTCTTATTACATTGCATTCTGTTGGTGTAAATGTAACAGCGGTATTTGCAGCCTCGGCAGCTCTGCTCATAGGTGTTGGTTTGGCTTTACAAACGTTGTTTCAAGATATATTTTCGGGAGTTTTTATTCTAATAGATCAGTCTGTTCATGTTGGCGATATTATAGAAATAGATGGTAAAGTTGGCAGGGTTGAAGAAATTAAATTAAGAACAACCAGAGCAGTTACTATTGATAATAAGGTGCTGGTAATACCAAATCATCTATATTTAACCAATTCACTTTACAATTGGACCCAGAATGGTACATTAACTCGAGAGAGTGTAGATGTTGGTGTTGCCTATGGCAGTGATGTACAGTTGGTAAAGAAATTACTATTACAAGCGGCAAGCACGCATCCAGATGTCATTCCAGAACCAGAGCCAGTTGTTTTGTTTATGAATTTTGGAGATAGTTCATTAAATTTTAAATTGGTATTTACGCTAAACGATAGCTTTAAAGCAACGTTTCCAAAAAGTGATATCCGTTTTGAGATTGATAGGCTTTTTAGAGAAAATAATGTCACAATTCCATTTCCACAACGCGACATTCACATTATACAAAAGAAATAA
- a CDS encoding DUF6268 family outer membrane beta-barrel protein, translating to MHSVKAQLTDLARLEYSFIPNNKSEDQYTRLRALFNYPIETSKDCYLVLGAEYNRIILNLEDDYPFDTALLETINIIDVNIGYTFKSSTKWRLGLKFNPRIASTLTEKLTSEDFFLNGGVFAINDRTKDETAKKPYRLVLGLTYNATTGLPIPLPFISYYRRVNEKWSFNAGIPKSNLKYFFNEKNMLQTFVTLDGYFAHLQRPQQVNGKQVDNISLSLAVGGLGYEYLFTKHVVAYIYTGYTFRLNNALRNEERGEIFKLNDVNTFYLRTGLKFKI from the coding sequence ATGCATTCTGTTAAAGCACAACTTACGGACTTAGCGCGTCTGGAGTATTCTTTTATACCAAATAATAAGTCCGAAGATCAATACACAAGACTTAGGGCTTTATTTAATTATCCTATAGAAACCAGTAAAGATTGTTATTTGGTTTTGGGAGCTGAGTATAATAGAATTATACTTAATTTAGAAGACGATTATCCTTTTGATACAGCCTTACTAGAAACTATAAACATTATTGATGTTAACATTGGTTACACCTTTAAATCTAGTACTAAATGGCGTTTAGGCTTAAAATTTAATCCTAGGATTGCTTCTACCTTAACAGAAAAGCTAACTTCCGAAGACTTTTTTCTTAACGGTGGTGTGTTTGCAATAAATGATAGAACAAAGGACGAAACAGCTAAAAAACCCTATCGCTTGGTCTTAGGTCTTACCTACAATGCCACCACAGGTTTGCCTATTCCATTACCCTTTATAAGCTATTACAGACGAGTTAACGAAAAGTGGTCGTTCAATGCTGGTATACCTAAATCTAATCTCAAATATTTTTTTAATGAAAAAAATATGCTTCAAACATTTGTAACGTTAGACGGATATTTTGCGCACTTACAACGTCCACAACAAGTTAACGGCAAACAAGTAGATAATATATCATTATCTTTAGCTGTTGGTGGCCTTGGGTACGAGTATTTGTTTACTAAACATGTGGTGGCGTATATTTACACAGGTTACACGTTCAGGTTAAATAATGCCTTAAGAAACGAAGAAAGAGGTGAGATTTTTAAGTTAAATGATGTCAATACCTTTTATCTTAGAACAGGATTAAAATTTAAAATATAA
- a CDS encoding sigma-54-dependent transcriptional regulator — MPKILIIEDEASIRRVLVKILSEENDNYQVEEAEDGLVGIEKIKKDDFDLVLCDIKMPKMDGVEVLEAVKKMKPETPMVMISGHGDLDTAVNTMRLGAFDYISKPPDLNRLLNTVRIALDRKELVVENKRLKKKVSKNYEMIGESDAIARIKDMIDKVAPTDARVLITGPNGTGKELVAHWLHQKSDRSKGPMIEVNCAAIPSELIESELFGHVKGAFTSANKDRAGKFEAANGGTIFLDEIGDMSLSAQAKVLRALQESRIQRVGSDKDIKVNVRVVAATNKDLKKEIADGKFREDLYHRLAVILIEVPALNDRREDIPLLVDYFSNKISEEQGNTQKSFSDKAIKLLQNYDWTGNIRELRNVVERLIILGGKEVSEADVKAFASK; from the coding sequence ATGCCTAAAATATTAATAATCGAAGATGAAGCTTCAATCCGTAGAGTGTTAGTAAAAATACTTTCTGAAGAAAATGACAACTATCAAGTTGAAGAAGCCGAAGATGGCCTAGTTGGTATTGAAAAAATTAAAAAAGATGATTTTGATTTGGTATTATGCGACATTAAAATGCCAAAGATGGATGGAGTTGAAGTGCTTGAGGCAGTTAAGAAAATGAAACCCGAAACACCAATGGTTATGATTTCTGGTCATGGAGATTTAGACACAGCAGTAAATACAATGCGTTTGGGTGCCTTTGATTATATCTCAAAACCACCAGATTTAAATCGATTATTAAATACCGTGCGCATAGCTCTCGACCGAAAAGAACTTGTTGTAGAAAATAAGCGACTAAAGAAAAAAGTTAGCAAAAACTACGAGATGATAGGTGAGAGTGATGCTATAGCTCGCATCAAAGACATGATAGATAAAGTGGCACCTACAGATGCTCGTGTTTTAATAACAGGACCAAACGGTACAGGTAAAGAATTGGTGGCGCATTGGTTACACCAAAAAAGCGACCGCTCAAAAGGACCTATGATTGAAGTAAATTGTGCTGCTATACCAAGTGAGCTTATAGAGAGCGAGTTATTTGGTCACGTAAAAGGAGCATTTACTTCAGCAAATAAAGATAGAGCTGGTAAATTTGAAGCAGCAAATGGAGGTACTATTTTCCTTGATGAAATTGGGGATATGAGTCTCTCTGCGCAAGCTAAAGTATTACGTGCTTTGCAAGAAAGCAGAATTCAACGCGTTGGTAGTGATAAGGATATTAAGGTAAACGTAAGAGTCGTTGCCGCAACAAATAAAGATTTAAAGAAAGAAATTGCTGATGGAAAGTTTAGAGAGGATTTGTACCACAGACTGGCAGTGATTTTAATTGAAGTACCAGCGCTTAACGATAGGCGAGAGGATATTCCTTTATTAGTAGATTACTTTTCTAATAAAATTTCTGAAGAACAAGGAAATACCCAAAAATCATTTTCAGATAAGGCTATAAAACTACTTCAAAATTATGATTGGACGGGAAACATCCGCGAGTTAAGAAATGTTGTAGAAAGGTTAATTATTTTAGGAGGTAAAGAAGTTAGTGAAGCAGATGTAAAAGCGTTTGCTTCAAAGTAA
- a CDS encoding PPK2 family polyphosphate kinase: MKKINIGDFKIQSQINIKDLPTTYDLGADKKDIKEAMRAVSKDLADIQNAMYAHGKYAVLFCIQGMDTAGKDSLIREVFKEFNVRGIVAHSFKKPTELELKHDYLWRHYIALPARGKFGIFNRTHYENVLVTRVHPNYLKYENMPGIKSIKDVNEAFWTRRFEEINNFEKHISDNGTIIFKFFLNLSKEEQKNRLLRRLNRPDKQWKFSADDLKERKLWDKYQACYEDVLNRSSKPHAPWFNIPADDKPTARYIVAKILYDTLKTYTDIKEPELPEKEKANIGLYKQELENE, from the coding sequence ATGAAAAAAATTAACATTGGCGATTTTAAAATACAGTCGCAAATTAATATCAAAGACTTACCAACAACCTATGATCTTGGTGCAGATAAAAAGGACATTAAGGAAGCTATGCGAGCGGTTAGTAAGGACTTGGCAGATATCCAAAACGCCATGTATGCTCACGGTAAATATGCTGTGTTATTTTGTATTCAAGGTATGGACACGGCAGGTAAGGATAGTTTGATTCGTGAAGTGTTTAAAGAGTTTAATGTAAGAGGAATTGTAGCTCACAGTTTTAAGAAGCCAACAGAATTAGAACTAAAACACGATTATCTTTGGAGACATTATATTGCGCTTCCTGCAAGAGGTAAGTTTGGAATCTTCAATCGGACACACTATGAGAATGTTTTAGTAACCCGAGTGCATCCTAATTATCTTAAATATGAAAATATGCCAGGCATTAAGAGTATTAAAGACGTAAATGAGGCCTTCTGGACTAGACGTTTTGAGGAAATCAATAATTTTGAAAAACATATTTCAGATAATGGAACAATTATTTTCAAATTCTTTTTAAACCTTTCTAAAGAAGAACAAAAAAACAGATTGTTAAGACGTCTTAATAGACCAGACAAACAATGGAAGTTTTCTGCAGATGATCTCAAAGAACGTAAGCTTTGGGATAAATATCAAGCCTGCTATGAAGATGTGTTAAACCGAAGTTCTAAGCCTCATGCTCCTTGGTTTAATATTCCGGCAGACGATAAACCAACAGCAAGGTATATAGTAGCTAAGATTTTGTACGATACATTAAAAACGTATACCGATATTAAAGAACCAGAATTACCAGAAAAAGAGAAAGCAAATATTGGTTTATACAAGCAAGAATTAGAAAATGAATAG
- a CDS encoding M20/M25/M40 family metallo-hydrolase produces the protein MNRILNIQLKIIVLGIMLSSFCVSAQSDESVLKAVYKTSLTNGKSYEWLDYLSNTIGGRLSGSTNAELAVQYTKQELEKLGLDKVWLQPVMVPKWVRGEKEMAYFVSNNEFNKVNICALGGSIATPENGLKAKVIEISSFKDLESLGEDKIKGKIVFINRALQPDLINTFEAYGGCSVERYRGAAEASKYGAVGTIVRSLSSRQDDYPHTGSMSYGDLPIEKRIPSAAISTNDAVKLSQALKANRDLEFFFEMSCQQFDDVESYNVIGEITGSEFPNEYIVVGGHLDSWDLGDGAHDDGAGVVQSMDVLRLLKESGIKPRRSIRVVLFMNEENGLRGGRKYAEVAKAKGEKHVFALESDAGGFTPRGFSFDGSDLMLQKIDTWRPLFKPYLIHYFEKGYSGADISPLKNNGILLAGLRPDSQRYFDHHHAANDTFEHVNKRELELGAATMTALIYLVDKYGVETSLKANDIKD, from the coding sequence ATGAATAGAATCCTAAATATTCAATTAAAGATCATTGTATTAGGTATTATGTTAAGTTCGTTTTGCGTTTCTGCGCAATCAGACGAATCAGTATTGAAGGCTGTTTATAAAACATCTTTAACCAACGGAAAAAGTTATGAATGGCTAGATTATTTGTCTAATACTATTGGAGGTCGTTTATCTGGCTCAACCAACGCAGAACTCGCAGTGCAATACACTAAACAAGAGTTAGAAAAACTTGGCTTAGATAAAGTATGGCTACAACCTGTAATGGTACCTAAATGGGTGAGAGGAGAAAAGGAAATGGCTTACTTTGTTTCTAACAATGAATTTAATAAAGTTAATATTTGCGCATTAGGTGGTTCTATAGCAACTCCTGAAAATGGTCTAAAAGCAAAGGTTATAGAAATTAGTAGCTTTAAAGACTTAGAAAGCTTAGGTGAAGATAAGATTAAAGGTAAAATTGTATTTATTAATAGAGCGCTTCAACCAGATTTAATCAATACGTTTGAAGCCTATGGAGGCTGTTCTGTGGAACGTTACCGAGGCGCAGCTGAAGCTTCAAAATATGGTGCTGTTGGCACGATTGTCCGTTCATTAAGTTCTAGACAAGACGATTATCCACATACGGGCAGCATGAGTTATGGAGACTTACCTATAGAAAAACGCATTCCTTCTGCAGCCATAAGTACTAATGATGCGGTAAAACTCAGCCAAGCGTTAAAAGCGAATAGGGACTTAGAATTCTTTTTTGAGATGAGTTGCCAACAGTTTGATGATGTAGAGTCTTATAATGTCATTGGAGAAATTACAGGAAGCGAATTTCCTAACGAATATATTGTAGTTGGCGGTCATTTAGACTCATGGGATTTAGGTGATGGTGCACACGATGATGGAGCAGGAGTTGTTCAGTCTATGGATGTGTTGCGTTTGTTGAAAGAGAGTGGCATTAAACCAAGACGAAGTATTAGGGTTGTGCTTTTTATGAATGAAGAAAATGGATTGCGTGGAGGACGTAAATATGCAGAAGTTGCAAAAGCAAAAGGTGAAAAGCATGTTTTTGCTCTAGAGAGTGATGCTGGTGGTTTTACACCAAGAGGTTTTAGTTTTGATGGTAGTGATCTAATGCTTCAAAAGATTGATACTTGGAGACCGCTTTTTAAACCGTATTTAATCCATTATTTTGAAAAAGGGTATAGTGGTGCGGACATTAGCCCATTAAAGAATAATGGTATTTTGTTAGCTGGCTTAAGACCAGACTCGCAACGTTATTTTGATCATCATCATGCAGCCAATGATACCTTTGAACA